A genomic window from Salvia hispanica cultivar TCC Black 2014 chromosome 5, UniMelb_Shisp_WGS_1.0, whole genome shotgun sequence includes:
- the LOC125187416 gene encoding probable cytokinin riboside 5'-monophosphate phosphoribohydrolase LOGL10 gives MQTGKKKKNLLFAEMGFSVCCSSSLWLVLNPTQQCRFTKIAGNQKRAEDLKITGIFRKAQTQSTRSICCRLQGADFEERTSPAEVKREIEKCYELIGRLGRGVVYLGSARLGTEHPHFVRSFELAKGIASLLDATTWSGAGPGLMDAVTKGALEAGKPVGGFKIGKEAGQWTATDVHPYLPLDSYLTCRFFSARKHGLVDAGVRAVSSDRTAFVALPGGIGTLDEVFEVSALIQLERIGSMLPVPFLVMNYDSFYSKLLGFIDDCEGWDTVSKGEVTSLWRVCNTNAEALAYLAEYYGLPDTQGYTSIDQLGEDNETVSSSSKIDVQ, from the exons ATGCAAactggaaagaaaaaaaaaaatctattgtTTGCAGAAATGGGGTTTTCAGTATGTTGTTCGAGTTCATTGTGGCTGGTCTTGAATCCAACGCAGCAATGTCGTTTCACTAAAATTGCCGGAAATCAGAAGCGCGCGGAGGATTTGAAGATCACGGGGATTTTTAGGAAGGCTCAAACTCAATCAACAAGGTCGATTTGCTGCAGGCTTCAAGGCGccgattttgaggagagaacCAGCCCTGCTGAG GTGAAGAGAGAAATCGAGAAATGCTATGAGCTTATAGGAAGGCTTGGCAGAGGAGTAGTGTACTTAGGTTCAGCAAGATTGGGGACTGAGCATCCACATTTTGTCAGATCATTTGAGTTGGCCAAAGGA ATTGCGAGCCTCTTAGATGCTACTACCTGGTCGGGAGCTGGGCCTGGGCTAATGGATGCCGTCACTAAAGGAGCTCTTGAAGCAGGAAAGCCAGTTGGGGGATTCAAGATAGGCAAGGAAGCTGGACAATGGACAGCTACCGATGTTCATCCTTACCTACCGTTGGATAGCTATCTAACGTGCAG GTTCTTTTCTGCGCGGAAGCATGGCCTGGTGGATGCTGGTGTTAGAGCTGTGAGTTCAGACAGGACAGCTTTTGTTGCTCTGCCTGGTGGGATTGGCACTCTGGATGAGGTGTTTGAGGTTTCGGCACTGATTCAACTTGAGAGGATCGGGTCCATGCTTCCTGTCCCCTTCCTTGTTATGAACTATGATTCGTTCTACTCGAAACTGCTGGGCTTTATAGATGATTGTGAGGGGTGGGACACTGTCTCGAAAGGTGAAGTGACATCGTTGTGGAGAGTATGCAATACCAACGCTGAAGCTTTGGCTTATTTGGCTGAATATTATGGACTCCCTGATACACAAGGCTATACGAGCATCGACCAGTTAGGAGAAGATAATGAAACTGTATCTTCTTCAAGTAAGATCGATGTGCAGTAA
- the LOC125190808 gene encoding 40S ribosomal protein S8: MGISRDSMHKRRATGGKKKAWRKKRKYELGRQPANTKLSSNKTVRRVRVRGGNVKWRALRLDTGNYSWGSEAVTRKTRILDVVYNASNNELVRTQTLVKGAIVQVDAAPFKQWYLQHYGVEIGRKKKAAAKKEGEETTEAAATEEVKKSKHVERKLEKRQQDRKIDSHIEEQFGGGRLLAAIASRPGQCGRCDGYILEGKELEFYMKKLQKKKGKGASA; the protein is encoded by the exons ATGG GTATCTCACGGGATTCTATGCACAAGAGGCGTGCAACCGGAGGGAAGAAGAAAGCGTGGAGGAAGAAGCGAAA GTATGAGCTCGGGAGGCAACCGGCTAACACGAAGCTGTCGAGCAACAAGACTGTGCGAAGGGTAAGGGTTCGAGGAGGCAATGTCAAGTGGCGTGCCTTGAGGTTGGATACAGGAAACTATTCTTGGGGTAGTGAAGCTGTAACCCGAAAGACCCGTATCCTGGATGTGGTTTACAATGCGTCGAACAATGAACTTGTCAGAACACAGACTTTGGTCAAGGGTGCCATTGTTCAGGTTGATGCCGCACCATTCAAGCAGTGGTACCTGCAACACTATGGAGTTGAAATCGGCCGTAAAAAGAAGGCTGCTGCCAAGAAGGAAGGAGAG GAAACTACTGAGGCTGCTGCTACTGAAGAGGTAAAGAAGAGCAAACATGTCGAGAGAAAACTAGAAAAGCGTCAACAGGACCGCAAGATTGATTCACacattgaagaacaatttggTGGCGGTCGTCTCTTGGCAGCAATTGCCTCTCGTCCTGGCCAATGCGGCCGCTGCGATGG GTATATTTTGGAGGGCAAAGAATTGGAGTTCTATATGAAGAAACTCCAGAAGAAGAAGGGAAAGGGTGCTAGCGCTTaa
- the LOC125191353 gene encoding putative MO25-like protein At5g47540 yields the protein MPSAMKEEDALNLKKLVRKVLRNNSMKNLFKSKKPRPPAQIVRDINRLLSYIASDFEDSSPRLHVKLEQLDADIRELKSILYGIEESEPVAEACAQVTQEFFADDTMRLLILCLPKINFETRKDATRVIANLQRQPVQSRLIASDYLGQNLDLLDVMITGYEDPSNALHYGGMLRDCIRHQVVACYVLQSCHMKKFFDYIQLPNFDVASDAAATFKELMTRHKSTVANFLTENYSWFFSKFNSKLLESPNYMTRRHAVKLLGDMLLDRSNSVVMVRYVSCKNNMIVLMNLLRETHKCIQIDAFHVFKLFVANQNKPADIVNILCANENKLLRFFDGFNSDKEDEMFEADKAQVVKEIMELVAATPVVCSGELSKPIVD from the exons ATGCCGAGCGCCATGAAGGAGGAGGACGCCTTGAATTTGAAGAAGCTTGTCCGAAAGGTTTTGCGCAATAATTCCATGAAGAACCTCTTCAAATCCAAAAAACCGCGCCCTCCCGCTCAGATCGTGCGTGATATTAACAGACTGCTCTCTTACATTGCTTCTGATTTCGAAGATAGCAGCCCCAGGCTCCATGTTAAG TTGGAGCAATTGGATGCGGACATTAGGGAGCTCAAATCAATCCTATACGGAATTGAGGAATCGGAACCTGTTGCAGAAGCGTGTGCGCAAGTGACTCAAGAGTTCTTTGCTGATGACACTATGCGGCTGCTCATTCTTTGCCTCCCCAAAATAAACTTCGAG ACTCGCAAGGATGCAACGAGAGTAATTGCTAATCTGCAAAGGCAACCAGTTCAATCACGGTTAATTGCTTCCGACTACTTAGGACAGAATCTTGATCTTTTGGACGTTATGATTACCGG GTACGAAGATCCTTCCAACGCTCTGCATTACGGAGGAATGTTAAGGGACTGCATACGGCATCAGGTGGTCGCTTG CTATGTTTTGCAGTCATGCCACATGAAGAAGTTTTTCGACTACATTCAACTTCCAAACTTTGATGTTGCTTCAGATGCTGCTGCTACCTTTAAG GAGCTTATGACGCGGCATAAATCCACCGTTGCAAATTTTCTCACAGAAAATTATAGCTGG TTCTTTTCCAAATTCAACTCAAAGTTGTTGGAGTCTCCAAACTACATGACCCGCCGACATGCTGTCAAG CTTCTAGGAGACATGTTGCTTGATAGATCTAACTCGGTGGTCATGGTGCGCTACGTCAGTTGCAAGAACAATATGATAGTTCTCATGAATCTTCTGAGG GAAACACACAAGTGCATACAGATCGATGCATTCCATGTTTTCAAG CTATTCGTGGCGAATCAGAACAAGCCTGCAGATATCGTCAACATTCTGTGTGCCAACGAAAACAAACTTTTGCGATTTTTTGATGGCTTCAACTCTGACAAAG AGGATGAGATGTTTGAGGCAGACAAAGCTCAGGTGGTGAAAGAGATCATGGAACTCGTGGCGGCGACGCCAGTGGTCTGCTCTGGTGAATTGTCCAAACCCATTGTAGACTAA
- the LOC125187440 gene encoding probable long-chain-alcohol O-fatty-acyltransferase 5: MLNNQMEGEIKKIAYVWLSAVAALSYSRLVSAKLPKGKWRLISIIPVLFLFAILPLHTPSAFIRALTAFFLTWLTSFKLLLFSFDSGPLHSDPPKSLPVFIAVATLPFTLAAAPRKPPKLPLNLPAQIAIAALLVSLLFEQRRNLHPVAVMLLYCLLLFLMIEILVGLSSKVVWALLGEELQSPSDEPYLAASLREFWGRRWNLTVNSILREAVFQPVRSLVGGGQAGPMIGVLASFAVSGIMHELLFWYLTPGARPTWEMTAFFVLHGVCVVAEFAGKGRWRLPGFVTVAFVIGTSFWLFFPPVMRNGADVRVIEEIRFAGELLLNFLFSFTT; this comes from the coding sequence ATGTTGAACAATCAGATGGAGGGAGAAATCAAGAAGATCGCTTATGTCTGGCTGTCGGCGGTGGCTGCCCTCTCCTATTCCCGATTGGTCTCCGCAAAACTCCCCAAGGGCAAATGGCGCTTGATCTCAATCATCCCCGTCCTCTTCCTCTTCGCAATCCTCCCTCTCCACACCCCCTCCGCCTTCATCAGAGCACTCACCGCCTTCTTCCTCACCTGGCTCACCTCCTTCAAGCTCCTCCTCTTCTCCTTCGATTCAGGCCCTCTCCACTCCGATCCCCCCAAATCCCTCCCCGTTTTCATCGCCGTCGCCACTCTCCCCTTCACCCTCGCCGCCGCCCCAAGAAAGCCCCCTAAACTGCCCCTCAATTTACCCGCCCAAATCGCAATCGCAGCTTTACTGGTCTCTCTCCTCTTCGAGCAGCGGCGGAATCTGCACCCCGTCGCCGTGATGCTCCTATACTGCCTATTGCTGTTTCTGATGATAGAGATTTTGGTGGGACTATCCAGCAAGGTGGTGTGGGCCCTCCTGGGGGAGGAGCTGCAGTCGCCCTCGGACGAGCCCTACCTCGCGGCCTCGCTGCGGGAGTTCTGGGGCCGCCGCTGGAACCTCACGGTCAACAGCATCCTGCGCGAGGCCGTGTTCCAGCCTGTGCGGTCGCTGGTGGGAGGTGGGCAAGCGGGGCCGATGATTGGGGTGCTGGCGTCGTTCGCTGTGTCGGGTATAATGCATGAACTCTTGTTTTGGTACTTGACTCCCGGGGCTAGGCCCACGTGGGAGATGACCGCGTTTTTCGTGCTCCATGGCGTCTGTGTGGTGGCGGAGTTCGCTGGGAAGGGGAGGTGGCGCTTGCCGGGGTTCGTCACGGTTGCGTTTGTGATCGGGACGAGTTTCTGGCTATTCTTTCCGCCGGTCATGAGGAACGGCGCCGATGTCAGAGTCATTGAAGAAATTCGATTTGCAGGGGAGCTTTTACTCAACTTCCTTTTCAGTTTCACAACTTAG